GCAAGGTCTTTTGGCGCCGGCAAACAGTGCTGAAGTCAGGTACCGGCCAGTCCAGCTTTGCCAGCCGCAGCAGGCTCTGCACCATGCCCAGCGCCTGTCGCAAGGGCTGGCCGAACAGGCACTTGATGCTCAGGCAGAACTGGATTGCTGCGTCCGAGAAGGTTCGGCTGCGTCCACGCCTGCCGGTCGGCGTGCCAAACCACTGCATGCCCTCATCTAGTGTCCTGTCCCGTTAATTCGCAGGCACGATAGCTGCATGGTTTCGGGCCATCCTTGAGGTGCCGCCATGCCCAATGCAACGACCCGAACAGAAATTGCGCTTAGTGAAGTGGAGCGCGCGGAACTGACGTCCATGGCGCGATCACGTTCGCTGCCAGCGGCGTTGTCGCTCAGGGCGCGCATCGTGCTGACTTGCGAAGGCACAGATAAAGCCAGCACCGCGGTTGCGCAGGCTCTGGGGATCAGTCGTAGCACTGTCACCAAGTGGCGCGGGCGCTATGCGCGCCATCGCATTGCAGGGCTTTACGACGAGTTGCGCCCGGGTCGCCCCCGCACGGTAGATGACGAGCGTGTTGCTGAGTTGATTACCAAGACGTTGCACACCAAGCCTGCTGATGGGGGTACCCACTGGAGCACCCGCACGCTGGCCGCCGATACGGGCATCAGCAAGAGCACGGTGGCGCGCTATCTGCAGACCTTCAACCTCAAGCCGCACCGGGCCGACAGCTTCAAGCTGTCGACCGATCCGCTGTTCATCGAGAAGCTGCGCGACGTTGTGGGGCTGTACCTGAACCCACCTGACAACGCGCTGGTGCTGTGCGTGGACGAGAAGAGCCAATGCCAAGCTTTGGAGCGTACGCAGCCGATGCTGCCAATGGGGTTTGGCTATGTCGAAGGTGTCACGCACGACTACGTGCGCCACGGCACCACCACCTTGTTCGCGGCCCTGAACGTGATGAATGGCCAAGTGATCGCGCAGTGCCGGCCCCGGCATCGTCATCAAGAGTTCCTTGCCTTCCTGCGCGCCATCGACAAGGCAGTGCCCGACGAACTGGATGTGCACTGCATAGCTGATAACTACGCCAGCCACAAGCATCCAAAGGTGCGCGCTTGGTTGGCCGAGCGGCCTCGCTGGCACATGCACTTCGTTCCGACCTATTCAAGCTGGCTCAATCAGGTCGAGCGCTTCTTCTCGATCATCACCACGCGGGCAATCCGCCGTGGCTCGTTCACCAGCGTGAAGGATCTGATCAACAAGATCGACACATTCATCGCGAATTACAACCAGTCCTGCCAGCCGTTTACTTGGACAGCTACAGCAGACTCCATCCTCGAAAAACTCGCCAGACTATGCGGGCGAATTAACGGGACAGGACACTAGTCCCCGTCGGTCGCGTGATTAAGCGCTCTCCCCGCGACCACAGCGAAGGGGTCCTTAACACCCAATCTCAGGCAGGAGTCCTCAGGCTTGAGATCGAGCTCGACCGTCACGGAGAAACTGATACATTGGTCGCCAACGTCGACGTCTATCCAGCCAAGTTCGATGTCGTCTCCTACCGGTCGATGATCGACGATATCTGCAGACACTCCCTGTCACTGGCGTTGCGACTGAGCGCTGTGACAGCAGTACCTCTGAGCGTCTCCGAACGAACCGAAGAGTCCGGCATCGCTCAGCGCTTTTTTTTCATCCGACACTTGCTGGGCGACACGGGATTCCGATTGGCACTAGAGCAGGTCACCAGGAGTCCGCACACCAGAGTCGAACGCGAGCTTTCGAGCCGCTCGCTGGCGAGTGCGAAGCGATTGGACGCACGAAGCGTTCGCGCTTTGGCGACTGGGCGCGACCGCGTGCCTGTACCCGCCGGACATGCGCTCGCGCGCTTTGGTTCGTTACCGAGAAGCGGCGTGTCGCGGCTGCCCGTCGAGACAACAGATACCGCGGAAAACCGTTTCATACGCTTTGCGTTGCACGAGTTCGCGCATGCACTGTCGACGATCGTGTCGATCTGCAGCAAGAGCGACAAGGCTTCTGATCGACGTATCGCGAAAGAAGCTACTCGGATGGACGCACGGCTCAGGGGAACGCTCGATCATCCCGTCTTGAGGGATCTAGGAGAGAGTTCGATGCTGCCGCTCGGCAGTCCGGTTCTTCATAAGCGTGCCGGGTACCGCGAGATCTTCGGAGTATGGCTGCAGTTCCACATTGCCGCTTCCCTGGTCTGGGAAGGAAGCGCGGATGTATTCGGTGCGGGAAAGCGGGACACCGATAAACTGTACGAGTATTGGCTGTTCTTCCAATTGCTCGCAGTGCTGTCGACGCATCTGGGGGTGACAATGCCGCCGCCCGAAGATCTGGTGTCGGATTCGGACGACGGGCTTTCGCTGCGTCTCAAAGCGGGGCGAAGCTTCGTGCACGAAGGCGTGACGCTCAAGGGCATTTACCCCCTGACTGCGAGATTT
This region of Acidovorax sp. GBBC 1281 genomic DNA includes:
- a CDS encoding DUF2357 domain-containing protein, with translation MIKRSPRDHSEGVLNTQSQAGVLRLEIELDRHGETDTLVANVDVYPAKFDVVSYRSMIDDICRHSLSLALRLSAVTAVPLSVSERTEESGIAQRFFFIRHLLGDTGFRLALEQVTRSPHTRVERELSSRSLASAKRLDARSVRALATGRDRVPVPAGHALARFGSLPRSGVSRLPVETTDTAENRFIRFALHEFAHALSTIVSICSKSDKASDRRIAKEATRMDARLRGTLDHPVLRDLGESSMLPLGSPVLHKRAGYREIFGVWLQFHIAASLVWEGSADVFGAGKRDTDKLYEYWLFFQLLAVLSTHLGVTMPPPEDLVSDSDDGLSLRLKAGRSFVHEGVTLKGIYPLTARFSYNRTFGSNIDESAAGSWSLTMRPDFTVSLWPAEIDAELAEQLHLVSCPVNSPA
- a CDS encoding IS630 family transposase; translated protein: MPNATTRTEIALSEVERAELTSMARSRSLPAALSLRARIVLTCEGTDKASTAVAQALGISRSTVTKWRGRYARHRIAGLYDELRPGRPRTVDDERVAELITKTLHTKPADGGTHWSTRTLAADTGISKSTVARYLQTFNLKPHRADSFKLSTDPLFIEKLRDVVGLYLNPPDNALVLCVDEKSQCQALERTQPMLPMGFGYVEGVTHDYVRHGTTTLFAALNVMNGQVIAQCRPRHRHQEFLAFLRAIDKAVPDELDVHCIADNYASHKHPKVRAWLAERPRWHMHFVPTYSSWLNQVERFFSIITTRAIRRGSFTSVKDLINKIDTFIANYNQSCQPFTWTATADSILEKLARLCGRINGTGH